In Candidatus Zixiibacteriota bacterium, the DNA window GGCTGACTCGCTTCTTGTGGAATAATCCTGAGCGGGTGGACTGATTGTTATTGGATTGACGTTTGAAGTTGATTGCTCATCGGGTATTACTTACTATTATACATGTGGACGCTTCGATCTGATGACACGGTGATACAGACTGTGGAGACAAGATGGCATTGATTCTGGAGAATTCCTGGTTTAAGTTGATCGCCGTGGTAATGGGTCTTCTGCTGTGGTTTCATGTAGCCACTGAGAAGGAGTACAACCACGAGATACATCTTCCGGTAACAGGGATCACACTGGGTGATTCACTGACGCTGGCCGAGCACCCTCCCGAATCGCTGTTGGTGGTTGTATCCGGTACCGGCAAGCAACTGCTGCGTCGTGGCTGGCGTCACCAGGGTTTGCGTATAAATGCTGCCCAGTATCGAAGTGGTCAGTACACTGTTAATCTCAGTACTACCAATACAGCTCTGGCTGATATCTCGCATTCTGTCATTCTTGACGAGATAATTTCTCCGGGTTCCGTAGTGCTGGAGATTGATTCACTTACGAGCAAAGAGGTGGATGTATACCTCGATTTGGTGACAGAACCGGATGAAGGTTTTGCGGTTAGCCGGATAGTAGGTCCTGAGCCGAAGCAGGTCACCATTGAAGGTGCACGATCGTTGTTGCGAAGGACCACAGCCATTAGCACGGTTCGAAAGGAGCTTGCCGGCCTGCGGAGCAATATCAGCGTTGTTCTGTCGTTGACTGAGGCAAGAGGGTATGATATAAGTCTGGAGCCGGACTCGGTGGTAGTGAAAATCGAAGTGGTGCCGGTCAAAACGCGGGTGTTCACGTCGGTTCCCATCGTTATCTATAATGCCACGCTCACAGAAGAGGTTCGTATGACTCCGACTATGTTGGATATCGAACTGACTGGTCCCCCTGATGACATAGACCTCCTGAATGTCAATGCCCTGGTTGCTTCGGTTGATTTCCTAAGTCGCGACAGTGCTGGCTTGGCAGACATCAAGATCGAATGCCCTTCGCATTTTCGGGTTCGGCATTCTTCTGCTCAAACCGTGCGTTTTTCGGAACCTTAGCATGTTGGTGCTGGGTATCGAAAGCTCATGCGATGAGACAGCGGTTGCGGTTGTGAGGGACGGTCGCGAGATTCTGTCGAACGTAATTCTCTCTCAGGCCGATCACGCCCGATTTGGTGGTGTGGTTCCGGAGATCGCCGGTCGGGCACATCTCAGAACGATAGTACCGATTTACCGTCAGGCGTTGGAGGAAGCGTCGGTTTCTCTGGATGACATTGATGTGGTGGCGGCAACGATGGGCCCGGGGTTGGTCGGAGCACTGTTGGTCGGACTGACATTTGCCAAGGGATTGGCCTGGGCGGCAGGCAAACCGTTTGTCGCGGTCAATCATATGGAAGGACATCTCGCGGCCAACATGGTACAACATCCTGACCTCAACGAGCATCATTTAACGCTGATAGTTTCCGGCGGTCATACGATGCTGGTCGAGGTGAAGGAATTTGGCGAGTATGACATTCTGGGACAAACTAAAGATGACGCCGCTGGTGAAGCTTACGACAAAGTAGCCAAACTACTTGAGCTTGGTTATCCCGGAGGACCAAAACTTGATGAACTGGCTCAGCAAGGTAATCCCAATTATGTCAAATTCCCCCGAGCCATTATTAGGGAACAGAGCTACCAGTTCTCTTTCTCCGGTGTCAAGACAGCCGTGGCGATGCATGTCCACAAGCTTAGCCCTGAGGAATTGGTACATCATCGAACTGATATTGCCGCTTCGTTCCAGGAAGCGGTAGCCGAAGTGCTGGTCACCAAGACGGTGCGAGCCGCTCGCGAACGGAATATCACCGATGTGACCCTATCGGGTGGAGTGGCGGCCAACAGTCGTCTGCGAGCATTGATGCGGGAGAAACTGGATCGCGAAGGGAAAAGGTTGTTTTTCCCTGATACCAATCTTTGTACCGATAATGCTGTGATGATCGCGACGGTCGGTTTCTATCGTTACGAGAAGGAAGGTCCGGGTGAGTTCGTCGCCAATGCCGTACCCTACCTTAGATTGGAATAACGGTCAGTAATTACAAACAACTATCAGGAACTCAAGCTATCAAGGGAGTGGTAGCTGGAGGGCGAGATACGTCCGTGTACGATATGAGTCATGTTTCCAATGGGTGGGGACGGAGTTGAAACCGAACATATAGTTGTTGCTCTGTAGTCGATCAAATTATCTACCAATTTGATGCAGTTTCATGGTCATGTCTGCTTGAAAAAAGTGAGGTGACTATGAGCAAAACTGAAAATGGGGCGAGATCAGAACAATGTGGAGCACTGTCTGTTGACGAACTGGCGGCGGCTACAGCGGTGGCTCCGTCGCGGACGTTACGAACTGCGGATCGTATCGAGAGTATGCTCAAGCTGAGCGCAGATGATATCTCGTCGGGCCGTTACGGAATTATGCTGTACCGGTTTCTAACCGACCATGTACCAGTCATCAATTCCTGTGTCTGGACGTGGACGCGGTTGTCAGCAGCGCCGGGAAGATTTCGGGTTATATCAGCAACCAATCCGGCTGTGAGTCGTCGGGCCGAGGAGCGGCTGGAGAACCTCATGGATAATCTCTATCAAGGTGCTCACCTGTCAACGGCCGGGGGAGCCGGGTTCCTGGTTGATCTATTCACGGGGCTGTACCGTGATGGGATGTATGGCGGATTTCTCACGGTCAGAAAGGATGGCAGCGGAGTTGATCGCTTCCTTCCGGTAGATAGCTCTCGCATCGGAATTGGCGAAGGGTCTGGACGGATGCAACTTGTTTATGATCTTGATGATCGAACATATAGTCTGGACCGACCGGATTACTATCACCTAAGCCTGGCGGGAGCAAGCGACGGTAGCCCCGGTCGGTCAATCCTCAAAGCAGTGCCAACGGTAACATATATTGAGCAACAACTCGTTGATGATATGCGTCGGGCTTCTCATAACAGTGGGTTTCATCGATTACATGTGAAGATCACTCCCCCGGAGCGTATGGCCGGTGAGTCGGACAGTGCCTTTACTGACCGCATCAACCGGTACTTTGATTCCACCGTGTCGATGATACGTTCGTGCGATGTGGACGACAATCCGGTTACGTGGGACAATGTTGCGGTGGAATATATCGGCCCCAGCGGTAATCGGAGCGTGGTCAATAGCTGGTTTCAGAATCATCGCTCAATGGTGGAGGAGATTTGTTCAGGGACCAACCTGGCTCCATTCCTGTTAGGCTATTCTTACGGAGCAACCACGACCTGGTCAGGATTTAAGTTCGACATGGTTATGCGACAGGTGGCCACAGTCCAGGCCCAGGCGGCCCGGTTCCTCGAATGGATAGCGGGTATTGATCTGGCCCTGGCTGGTATTGACACTCAGGTTCGGTTCGAATTCGACAACACCTTTGTCTATCAGGCGACCGACAAAGCGACTGTGACGACGAGCCGGATTGACAACATCATCAGATTGTACGAGGCTGGTTTGATTGACAAAAAAACCGCCACTACTCAGGCTGGAGAGGCGCTGTAAACCAGTCTGCTGGAACAATTGACTGGCGACGCGGATTGTCTGACCCATCATATTTTGCTGAGGCGGTACTGGGGATCAAATTGCACCCAGGACAGAAAAGCTGGCTGGGTGGAAGCGGTGAACGTGAGAATACACTGGTGACGGGTAACCGGTGGGGCAAATCATTCGTTTCAGCAATCAAGGTGCTGCACCATGCTATCTATCGGCCACGACCTCTCAAGTACGATCACAGCGGTCGCTATCGTATTTGCACTGCCTCGATTACACAGGACCAGGCCAGTATCATCTTTGATCAGGTTGTACGTCTGGTTCATCAATCGGCGATCCTGCATCCGTTGATGACCTCGCACACACGTACGCCCTATCCCCGGATGATATTCGGCAACGGAGCTACAGTAGAAGCCCGCTCTACACAGAATCGGGGTGAGTATCTGCTTGGGAATGATTATGATCTGTTCATCTTTGACGAGGTGGCCTTTGAAACTGACCCGGAGTATGTGGTCGAGGAGGTCATCCAGATGCGGTTGGCGGATCGCGAGGGGCGGCTTGATCTGGTATCCACACCCAACGGGAAGAACTGGTTCTATCGCCGTGTTCAGGACATACTGGCGAAGCGACGACCCGGTTATGCGCAGTCAGGAGACAGCCGGGAAAACAACTACATCTCGCGTGACTTCCTCGATGAACGGGTTCAGTATTTCTCGGAACGACGGTTACAGCAGAATATCATGGGGCAGTTTGTCGATGCCGGAGGGGAGATTCTCAGGGGGGCTTACATTGATGCGGCCCTGGAGCGACATCGTCGCTCTATGTCCCACTCACCTCCTGTCTTAGACTCTGTCGAGAACGAGAACAAGGGCACCTTATTGCTTTCGGGGTGGGACTTGGCGAGAAAACGAACTGCCACAGTAGGCGTAACCGTGGCTGTGTTCGAGGGGCAGGCACGGATGGTGGCGTTGGAACGATTTCGCATGTTTGACTGGCGGATTGTGATCGAGAAGATCAAACAGCGTCAGCTTGATTATCCCGGTCAGTTGGTGATAGATGCCACCGGTCTTGGCGATGTTGTGGCGGAACAAATGTCAGAGTACAATCCGTTGTGTGTCATATTCACGCCCGCCACCAAGGCGGAGCTGCTGACGAACGTCGAGCTGTTTCATGCCCAGGGAAGGATTGCCTATGAA includes these proteins:
- the tsaD gene encoding tRNA (adenosine(37)-N6)-threonylcarbamoyltransferase complex transferase subunit TsaD gives rise to the protein MLVLGIESSCDETAVAVVRDGREILSNVILSQADHARFGGVVPEIAGRAHLRTIVPIYRQALEEASVSLDDIDVVAATMGPGLVGALLVGLTFAKGLAWAAGKPFVAVNHMEGHLAANMVQHPDLNEHHLTLIVSGGHTMLVEVKEFGEYDILGQTKDDAAGEAYDKVAKLLELGYPGGPKLDELAQQGNPNYVKFPRAIIREQSYQFSFSGVKTAVAMHVHKLSPEELVHHRTDIAASFQEAVAEVLVTKTVRAARERNITDVTLSGGVAANSRLRALMREKLDREGKRLFFPDTNLCTDNAVMIATVGFYRYEKEGPGEFVANAVPYLRLE
- a CDS encoding terminase family protein, producing the protein MSDPSYFAEAVLGIKLHPGQKSWLGGSGERENTLVTGNRWGKSFVSAIKVLHHAIYRPRPLKYDHSGRYRICTASITQDQASIIFDQVVRLVHQSAILHPLMTSHTRTPYPRMIFGNGATVEARSTQNRGEYLLGNDYDLFIFDEVAFETDPEYVVEEVIQMRLADREGRLDLVSTPNGKNWFYRRVQDILAKRRPGYAQSGDSRENNYISRDFLDERVQYFSERRLQQNIMGQFVDAGGEILRGAYIDAALERHRRSMSHSPPVLDSVENENKGTLLLSGWDLARKRTATVGVTVAVFEGQARMVALERFRMFDWRIVIEKIKQRQLDYPGQLVIDATGLGDVVAEQMSEYNPLCVIFTPATKAELLTNVELFHAQGRIAYERWELPDGPGRIWSLEDELRSARWDDNNQCDALMALALALWPLRRRSRISVEPRVAML